Proteins found in one Sphingomonas sp. SORGH_AS_0879 genomic segment:
- a CDS encoding acyltransferase family protein has translation MAYRRDIDGLRAIAILLVVLFHYEVPPFSAGYVGVDIFFVISGFLITAILRHSIETGCFRYRDFYLRRVRRLIPALFCVVIVTTLLACLILTPYELKIYALTATATLTGVSNVAFLAFTDYFSPKAVRQLLLMGWSLSVEMQFYLVIPPVILFGLRRGGEGLRRVVLVATLFSFAATVLTVHYRPVTAFYLMPFRLWELGTGALIALGSPDGSFGGLVRRRAALLPAAALLLGLALFLPQGQPVLLRQVLAVAATGLVVMPGVSGLGRGLLASAPMVGLGRVSYSWYLWHWPPVAVVHILGIEVGAAVRGGLILGTLLIAIATYHFVEIPFRRGGGERGIAGRRYAALWAAGIGSLFLIFVSGGMARWAAASVRQVDADVRSAIGNDCLVAYGATAPRSMRACLPSGTGAAVALIGDSHANALVAGIADMASARSLSLYQMTKSSCQPILGYDHFLANHPTHSAECAAFLAEALAIIRTHPRIRTVILAGYWSSLLEASADGREDVARRRLALEAGLGRMIDTLRKLERTVIVVQDIPRFSADPHSMALNDLMPVRTSLARVLGEREREVRQDRMPWQSVMPDRAREAVARQVAQRPGVMLFDPVPPLCDPAGCLFRDGKRRVFYADMHHLSTAGAIYTARRLAGVQSAFEIPRSEEGRRRRRVPSEMAMQYSDRTRIGQVACGASICPASLVDTSSAMTIAASAFWIGR, from the coding sequence GTGGCATATCGCCGCGATATCGACGGACTTCGTGCGATCGCCATCCTGTTGGTCGTGCTGTTCCATTATGAGGTCCCGCCATTCTCCGCGGGCTATGTCGGCGTCGACATATTCTTCGTCATCAGCGGTTTTCTGATCACCGCGATCCTCCGGCATTCGATCGAAACCGGGTGCTTTCGCTATCGCGACTTTTACCTGCGGCGCGTTCGGCGGCTGATCCCTGCGCTGTTTTGCGTCGTCATCGTCACGACGCTGCTCGCCTGCCTGATCCTGACGCCCTATGAGTTGAAGATCTATGCGCTGACCGCGACCGCGACGCTGACCGGGGTTTCCAACGTCGCCTTTCTGGCATTCACCGATTATTTCTCACCCAAGGCCGTTCGGCAATTGCTGCTGATGGGATGGTCGCTTTCCGTCGAGATGCAATTCTATCTCGTCATCCCGCCCGTCATCCTGTTCGGGCTCCGGCGCGGCGGCGAGGGATTGCGTCGAGTCGTCCTGGTCGCGACGTTATTCTCCTTCGCCGCCACTGTCTTGACCGTTCACTATCGGCCGGTGACGGCCTTTTATCTCATGCCGTTCCGCCTGTGGGAGCTCGGGACCGGGGCCCTGATCGCGCTGGGCTCGCCCGATGGCAGTTTTGGGGGACTGGTCAGGCGGCGTGCGGCCCTGTTGCCGGCGGCGGCCCTGCTGCTCGGCCTGGCGCTGTTCCTCCCGCAGGGCCAGCCGGTGCTGCTCCGACAGGTCCTTGCCGTCGCTGCCACCGGACTGGTCGTCATGCCGGGCGTTTCCGGCTTGGGGCGGGGGCTGCTCGCCTCGGCACCGATGGTCGGGTTGGGGCGGGTCTCCTATTCCTGGTATCTCTGGCATTGGCCGCCCGTCGCCGTGGTGCATATCCTGGGGATAGAAGTCGGTGCCGCCGTAAGGGGTGGGTTGATCCTCGGCACGCTGCTGATCGCCATCGCCACTTATCATTTCGTCGAGATTCCGTTCCGGCGGGGCGGTGGCGAGCGCGGGATCGCAGGGCGGCGCTATGCCGCCCTTTGGGCAGCGGGGATCGGCTCGCTCTTCCTGATCTTCGTCAGCGGCGGAATGGCGCGCTGGGCCGCCGCTTCGGTGAGGCAGGTCGACGCCGATGTTCGCAGCGCGATCGGCAATGACTGCCTGGTGGCATATGGCGCGACCGCCCCCCGATCGATGCGCGCCTGCCTTCCATCCGGCACCGGAGCGGCGGTCGCGCTGATCGGGGACAGCCACGCCAACGCGCTGGTCGCCGGGATCGCGGATATGGCCTCAGCCCGTTCGCTATCCCTGTACCAGATGACGAAATCCTCGTGCCAGCCGATCCTGGGCTACGACCATTTCCTCGCCAATCACCCTACCCATAGCGCGGAGTGCGCGGCGTTTCTGGCGGAGGCGCTGGCAATCATCCGGACGCATCCCCGGATACGCACGGTCATCCTCGCTGGCTACTGGTCATCGCTGCTGGAGGCGAGCGCCGATGGCCGGGAGGATGTGGCGAGGCGAAGGCTGGCGCTGGAGGCCGGACTGGGTCGGATGATCGATACCCTTCGGAAACTGGAGCGGACCGTCATCGTGGTGCAGGACATCCCGCGCTTCTCCGCCGATCCGCATAGCATGGCGCTGAACGACCTCATGCCGGTCCGCACCTCCCTCGCGCGCGTGCTGGGCGAGCGGGAAAGGGAGGTGCGACAGGACCGTATGCCCTGGCAGTCCGTGATGCCGGATCGCGCGCGGGAGGCCGTCGCGCGGCAGGTGGCGCAGCGCCCCGGCGTCATGCTGTTCGATCCGGTGCCGCCGCTCTGCGATCCGGCCGGCTGTCTGTTTCGGGACGGAAAGCGCCGGGTCTTCTATGCCGATATGCACCATCTTTCGACGGCGGGGGCGATTTATACCGCGCGCCGCTTGGCGGGTGTCCAGTCCGCCTTCGAAATCCCCCGATCGGAGGAGGGGCGGCGAAGGCGGCGCGTGCCGTCGGAAATGGCGATGCAATATAGCGACAGGACCAGGATCGGCCAGGTCGCCTGCGGAGCCAGCATCTGCCCCGCCTCGCTGGTGGACACGAGCAGCGCCATGACGATCGCCGCCAGCGCCTTCTGGATCGGGCGATAG
- a CDS encoding outer membrane beta-barrel protein — protein sequence MVRSPLAGSATLLLMSTLAMPATAQTTQTPRSGASVPGRLTLPAQSDPMATRQPGTPMPPPLVDPQTGRPVDARGQPMGVANTGVEAAPSGDAIPVPAYIPLPSGSTQQTEVPTARVADRALSALRLPGETVLTRRRPGYDAPGLRVGGMVVRPYIDAGLAYDANVYAEENPRTDVFAHILGGFDATSDWGRHRAVLSGFIRRREYARYTSENTTTYRVVTAGRYDATSHISFTSEASRQRIQLERSAVEEVSSLALPSIYDLTSGQLGTRIEYGSTRLTATGGVARTEFRDNRSLAGQITDQRFRTFTGYSGEARIEHDVWGTRAVYGQLNVERRRFDLAEARQRSNADVYTLTAGLRGALTQLIRGHAGVGVIRVDFQEPTAPSITGLTFDTQLDWLVRERTTISLSGSREVRTAAQQDARAALFTNVTLSASEEVRRNLILTLGLRQQWTTYVNDIRRASLTGVTLGANWLLDRHWTIKPLISYLRRTDRGFNLDLGPEDGQVAVSATYRF from the coding sequence GTGGTCCGTTCTCCCCTGGCAGGGTCCGCCACGCTGTTGTTGATGTCGACGCTGGCCATGCCCGCCACGGCGCAGACGACGCAGACGCCCCGCTCCGGCGCTTCGGTGCCGGGGCGACTGACCCTGCCCGCCCAGAGCGATCCGATGGCCACGCGACAGCCCGGCACACCCATGCCGCCTCCCCTGGTCGATCCGCAGACCGGACGGCCGGTCGATGCGCGCGGACAGCCCATGGGCGTCGCGAACACGGGGGTCGAGGCCGCGCCGTCGGGCGACGCCATACCCGTCCCGGCCTATATTCCCCTGCCCTCCGGTTCGACCCAGCAGACCGAAGTGCCGACCGCGCGGGTCGCCGATCGCGCGCTCAGCGCCTTGCGGTTGCCGGGCGAGACGGTGCTGACGCGCCGCCGCCCAGGCTATGACGCACCCGGACTTCGTGTCGGGGGGATGGTGGTCCGTCCCTATATCGATGCAGGCCTGGCCTATGACGCCAATGTCTATGCCGAGGAAAATCCGCGGACCGACGTCTTTGCCCATATCCTGGGCGGCTTCGACGCCACCTCGGACTGGGGGCGGCACCGTGCGGTGCTCAGCGGCTTCATCCGTCGTCGCGAATATGCCCGCTATACCTCGGAAAACACGACGACCTACCGGGTGGTGACGGCGGGACGCTATGACGCGACCTCGCATATCTCCTTCACCAGCGAGGCGTCGCGCCAGCGCATCCAGTTGGAGCGCAGCGCGGTCGAGGAAGTGTCGAGCCTGGCGCTGCCCAGCATCTACGACCTGACCTCGGGGCAGTTGGGCACGCGCATCGAATATGGTTCGACGCGACTGACCGCCACGGGCGGCGTGGCACGGACCGAATTTCGCGACAATCGCTCGCTGGCGGGCCAGATCACCGACCAGCGGTTTCGGACCTTCACCGGCTATAGCGGCGAGGCGCGGATCGAACATGACGTGTGGGGCACCCGCGCCGTGTACGGCCAGTTGAATGTCGAGCGTCGCCGCTTCGACCTGGCCGAAGCCAGGCAGCGGAGCAATGCCGACGTCTATACCCTGACCGCCGGTTTGCGCGGTGCGCTGACCCAGTTGATCCGGGGCCATGCGGGCGTGGGCGTCATCCGGGTCGATTTTCAGGAGCCGACCGCGCCGTCCATTACCGGCCTGACCTTCGACACCCAGCTCGACTGGCTCGTTCGCGAGCGGACGACGATATCGCTGTCGGGCTCGCGCGAGGTGCGCACCGCCGCGCAACAGGACGCACGCGCGGCGCTGTTCACCAACGTGACGCTCAGCGCCAGCGAAGAGGTTCGCCGCAATCTCATCCTGACGCTCGGCCTGCGCCAGCAATGGACGACCTATGTCAACGACATCCGGCGCGCGTCCTTGACGGGCGTGACGCTGGGCGCAAACTGGCTGCTCGACCGGCATTGGACGATCAAGCCGTTGATCAGCTATCTTCGCCGTACCGATCGTGGGTTCAATCTCGATCTGGGGCCGGAGGACGGCCAGGTCGCGGTCAGTGCCACCTATCGGTTCTGA
- a CDS encoding polysaccharide biosynthesis/export family protein has protein sequence MSTFQRLTRLRPAMIALLTASVALSGCASTNAPPLPASEIGKARQPYTLGVGDKVRVNVYREPELSGEFAVGGAGSIAMPLIGEVPVKGLTRAQVEAELTKRLGNGYVRNPSVSVEVYDFRTFAILGEVQRPGAYPAREGTTLTSAVALAGGYTYRANEHRVLLRRANGPTFYSVDPDADVEVQPGDTIRVPEVHF, from the coding sequence ATGTCGACCTTTCAGCGGCTTACCCGCCTGCGCCCGGCAATGATCGCGCTGTTGACCGCCAGCGTCGCCCTGTCCGGCTGCGCCTCGACCAACGCACCGCCCCTGCCCGCATCCGAGATCGGCAAGGCGCGCCAGCCCTATACTTTGGGGGTCGGCGACAAGGTGCGTGTTAACGTTTATCGCGAACCCGAGCTGAGCGGCGAATTCGCCGTCGGCGGCGCGGGGTCGATCGCGATGCCGTTGATCGGCGAAGTGCCCGTCAAGGGCCTGACCCGCGCCCAGGTCGAGGCGGAACTGACCAAGCGACTGGGCAATGGCTATGTCCGCAACCCCAGCGTGTCGGTCGAGGTGTATGATTTCCGCACCTTCGCGATTTTGGGCGAGGTGCAGCGTCCCGGTGCCTATCCGGCGCGGGAGGGTACGACCCTGACCTCGGCGGTGGCGCTGGCGGGCGGCTATACCTACCGCGCCAACGAGCATCGGGTGCTGCTGCGCCGGGCCAATGGCCCGACCTTCTACAGCGTCGATCCGGACGCCGATGTCGAGGTGCAGCCGGGCGATACGATCCGGGTGCCCGAGGTTCATTTCTGA
- a CDS encoding PilZ domain-containing protein, translated as MNQAHVVDIFAYDDRSEERTLLQRRGVLRIDGDVRPYDVVVLDLTREGCRIETNLPIAEGTGIEIGLANIGRVRATAVWQGVEGLGCVFDRPLPSGAITAAQGPTNVLSFSGEEMASQQAMGPYKLRARTRMMILGGACLLSWGVIAAGVLMAV; from the coding sequence ATGAATCAGGCACACGTCGTCGACATCTTCGCCTATGATGACCGGTCGGAGGAACGGACGCTGCTGCAGCGTCGCGGCGTTCTTCGGATCGATGGCGATGTGCGTCCTTATGACGTGGTCGTGCTCGACCTGACCCGCGAAGGGTGCCGGATCGAAACGAACCTGCCCATCGCGGAGGGAACGGGGATCGAGATCGGGCTGGCCAATATCGGCCGCGTCCGCGCCACGGCGGTGTGGCAGGGCGTCGAGGGGCTGGGCTGCGTCTTCGACCGGCCGTTGCCGTCGGGTGCGATCACTGCGGCACAGGGGCCGACGAACGTCTTGTCCTTTTCGGGCGAGGAAATGGCCAGCCAACAGGCCATGGGGCCCTATAAGCTGCGCGCGCGGACCCGGATGATGATTCTGGGCGGCGCGTGCCTGTTGTCGTGGGGCGTGATCGCCGCCGGGGTACTGATGGCGGTCTGA
- a CDS encoding bacterioferritin-associated ferredoxin — translation MVVCVCNAIRESQVRDCARAGSMTPCQMYQALGRQPKCGQCAVVARAIIEEERAAA, via the coding sequence TTGGTCGTTTGCGTGTGCAATGCCATCCGGGAATCACAAGTCCGCGACTGTGCGCGGGCCGGATCGATGACTCCCTGCCAGATGTATCAGGCGCTCGGGCGCCAACCGAAATGCGGACAATGCGCCGTTGTCGCACGTGCGATCATCGAAGAGGAACGCGCCGCCGCCTGA
- a CDS encoding DUF418 domain-containing protein codes for MVDGPAPAPSLLTVAEKGERLVTLDVLRGVAVMAILLANLPGFAFPDPAYSNPMAWGGTRPIDLGAWFLTETFVNGRMRGLFSLLFGASTLLILQRADAAGLNGASIHLRRMAVLFLFGLVHLTFIWPGDILTHYALVGVIALGFVGLSARALCWTAIAMAGLSMAMGWLECFGLFAAAARDTPQSVALWDLYQLAFGTPDPARLAPEIAAMRGSWAASTAYRLANNGNPLFDLIQIGPDTLSAMLLGMAALKSGFLTGQWPRRRYRRWAAFGITLSCAAYAAMASAVMASGYDVRAVALVELFLNVPFRLIGTLGYAALILLLLRPGGWWTVRIAAAGRMAFTNYLATSIVMTLIFYGHGLGQFAHWTRASLYLLVAPMWGLMLLWSKPWLDHFGQGPLERSWRAGVRAGFDRPR; via the coding sequence TTGGTCGACGGTCCCGCCCCCGCCCCCTCGCTTCTCACCGTCGCCGAGAAGGGCGAACGGCTGGTGACGCTGGACGTGCTGCGCGGCGTGGCGGTGATGGCCATCCTGCTCGCCAACCTGCCGGGCTTCGCATTTCCCGACCCGGCCTATTCCAACCCCATGGCCTGGGGCGGGACACGCCCGATCGATCTGGGCGCGTGGTTCCTGACCGAGACGTTCGTCAACGGGCGGATGCGGGGCCTGTTCTCGCTGCTGTTCGGGGCATCGACGCTGCTGATCCTCCAGCGCGCGGATGCCGCCGGTCTGAACGGCGCGTCGATCCATTTGCGGCGCATGGCGGTGCTGTTCCTGTTCGGCCTCGTCCATCTGACCTTCATCTGGCCGGGCGACATCCTGACCCATTATGCGCTGGTCGGCGTGATCGCGCTGGGCTTTGTCGGACTGAGCGCGCGGGCGCTGTGCTGGACCGCGATCGCGATGGCGGGGCTGTCGATGGCGATGGGCTGGCTGGAATGTTTCGGCCTGTTCGCCGCCGCCGCGCGCGACACGCCGCAATCGGTGGCGCTGTGGGACCTGTATCAACTCGCCTTCGGTACACCCGACCCGGCCCGACTGGCCCCGGAGATCGCGGCGATGCGCGGCTCCTGGGCCGCCTCCACGGCGTACCGGCTGGCGAATAACGGCAATCCCCTGTTCGACCTCATCCAGATCGGTCCCGATACGCTCAGCGCCATGCTGCTTGGGATGGCGGCGTTGAAGTCGGGGTTCCTGACCGGGCAATGGCCGCGACGGCGCTATCGGCGATGGGCCGCCTTCGGCATTACCCTGTCATGCGCGGCCTATGCGGCGATGGCGAGTGCGGTCATGGCGAGCGGTTACGACGTGCGCGCGGTGGCGCTGGTGGAGTTGTTCCTCAACGTGCCGTTCCGGCTGATCGGTACGCTCGGCTATGCCGCGCTCATCCTGCTCCTGCTCAGACCCGGCGGTTGGTGGACCGTGCGAATCGCCGCCGCCGGCCGGATGGCCTTCACCAATTATCTGGCGACCAGCATCGTCATGACGCTCATCTTCTATGGCCATGGGTTGGGCCAGTTCGCGCATTGGACGCGGGCGAGCCTGTATCTGCTGGTCGCGCCGATGTGGGGGCTGATGCTGCTCTGGTCGAAGCCCTGGCTCGACCATTTCGGCCAGGGACCGCTGGAGCGATCATGGCGTGCCGGAGTGCGGGCGGGTTTCGACCGACCCCGATAA